A region from the Arthrobacter roseus genome encodes:
- a CDS encoding RDD family protein produces the protein MVERKDIGSWLEGVPSDDSYWPGKSMGRPTAGPGSIARIGPRSGALLIDWAIASAFAYLLFDGVQLAILGCFAALQFLFVGFFGHSIGHRSLRMQVQTLNGRPAGYGKAALRTVLICLVVPPLLIDRDQRGLHDRLGRTVLVRI, from the coding sequence GTGGTGGAACGAAAAGATATTGGGTCATGGCTCGAGGGTGTGCCGTCGGACGACTCTTACTGGCCAGGGAAATCGATGGGGCGGCCCACGGCTGGGCCAGGTTCAATCGCAAGAATCGGCCCGCGTTCAGGGGCACTGCTCATCGACTGGGCTATCGCATCCGCCTTCGCCTATTTGCTTTTTGACGGCGTCCAATTAGCTATTTTGGGTTGCTTTGCCGCGTTGCAGTTCCTTTTCGTCGGGTTTTTCGGCCATAGCATAGGCCACCGGTCGCTGCGAATGCAGGTCCAAACGCTAAATGGAAGGCCTGCTGGCTATGGCAAAGCTGCACTGAGGACGGTGCTTATCTGTCTGGTCGTTCCACCGTTACTGATCGACAGAGACCAGCGCGGACTTCACGACAGACTTGGAAGGACCGTCTTGGTCCGCATCTGA
- a CDS encoding DUF4191 domain-containing protein, with translation MANSKIPAQDSTEPSSKRRFFNRKPKTEKPAKKPGRIKQIRQVFTMTRKQDPNVVWLMLLAFLGTVAVGLLIGFLIRNVVTLLIIAIPLGILAAVFILSRRAERAAFAQIEGRPGASGAALSVLRRGWILEEQPVSVNPRTQDAVFRAIGRPGIVLVTEGPSHRVRQLITAERRKMSRIVPNVPIHVIETGDGKGQVPLAQVAKKAQKLKNQLQKQEVQAVDKRLKALGNKLPIPKGIDPYKARPDRKASRGR, from the coding sequence ATGGCCAATAGTAAAATTCCCGCACAGGACAGCACCGAGCCTAGCTCCAAGAGACGCTTCTTCAACCGCAAACCCAAGACGGAGAAGCCCGCCAAGAAGCCTGGGCGGATCAAGCAGATCCGTCAGGTTTTCACCATGACGCGGAAGCAGGATCCGAACGTCGTCTGGTTGATGCTGTTGGCGTTCCTCGGAACCGTTGCGGTGGGGCTCCTCATTGGGTTCCTGATCCGGAACGTTGTCACATTACTGATCATCGCTATCCCACTGGGAATCTTGGCAGCTGTCTTCATTCTCTCCCGCCGGGCTGAACGGGCAGCATTCGCGCAGATCGAAGGACGTCCGGGGGCGTCTGGAGCTGCACTGAGCGTCTTGCGCCGCGGCTGGATTCTGGAAGAGCAACCCGTATCCGTCAATCCGAGGACTCAGGACGCTGTTTTCCGGGCCATCGGTCGGCCCGGCATCGTTCTCGTCACAGAAGGTCCCTCTCACCGTGTGCGCCAGCTAATAACTGCCGAGCGCCGAAAAATGAGTAGAATCGTGCCCAACGTCCCGATCCACGTCATCGAGACCGGCGATGGTAAGGGGCAGGTTCCTTTGGCGCAGGTGGCCAAGAAGGCGCAGAAACTAAAGAACCAACTTCAGAAGCAAGAGGTACAGGCCGTCGATAAAAGGCTAAAAGCATTGGGCAATAAGCTGCCGATCCCCAAGGGAATCGATCCGTACAAGGCACGCCCCGACCGAAAGGCTTCCAGGGGCCGTTAG